The sequence GAGCACCGCCTTGGCCTGCTGCTTGCGGACCGGGTCCGGGTCGTCAGCCTTGACCTCACCGATCGAGTCGAGGGCCGCGCGGGTCGCGGCGTCGAGCAGCGTGCACGCCTCCTGCAGCGGGGTCGGCAGCCCGGTGGTGAGCCGACCTGCGGGTGCCTCGGCGAGCCCGACGGCCAGGGCGTCACCCGCCGCGGTGAGCGCCTCGGCCGTCTCGGGGCGGAGCAGTGGGCGGGCCTGGCGGGTGGATCGGTCGATGGATTCCGGCACCAACTCTGCCTGCGCGGCGGAGGAGACCCGGTCGGCCAGTTCGTGCGCCTCGTCCACGATGAGCAGCTGGTGCGGCGGAACGATGTGTCGTCCGGCGAGCATGTCCACCGCGAGCAGGCTGTGGTTGGTCACCACGACGTCGGCCTCGCGGGCGCGGGCCCGGGAGGCGTCGGCGAAACACTCGGCGCCGAACGGGCAACGGGCCGTACCAACGCACTCCCGCGCCGGCATGGACACCAGACGCCAGGCCTGCTCGTCAACGCCGGGATCAAGTTCGTCCCGGTCGCCGGTGTCAGTCTTCTCGGCCCAGTCGCGGAGCCGCTGGACCTGCCGGCCGAGGCGCCCGGCCTCGCCGAGCCACGCCGTGCCGCCCGGCTTCGGCGAGTCGAAGAGGGTGTCGCCGGGCTCCTCCTCGGTGGCGTTGTCGAGCCGGGCCAGGCAGAGGTAGTGGTGCCGCCCCTTGAGTACCGCGAAGGTGGGTCGTCGGCCGAGCAGCGGCTCCACCGCGTCGGCCAGCCGGGGAAGGTCGTGGTCAACCAGTTGGGACTGGAGCGCGAGGGTGGCGGTGGAGACCACCACCGGGCCGTCAACGGTGAGCGCGGGCGCCAGGTACGCCAGGGATTTGCCGGTGCCGGTGCCCGCCTGCACCAGTAGGTGCTCGCGGGCGGCTACGGCTGTCTCAATCGCCGTCGTCATCTCCTGCTGGCCCGGGCGCGCCGCGCCTCCGGGGACCGCGTTGACCGCCGCGGCGAGTAGGTCGGCTCCGGTCACCCCACCGCCGGAGCGCCGGCTGCCGGTTCGGGACTGTGGGCTGGCGGAATCGGTGGCGGCGCGGGGCGGGGTCACCGTGCGACGGTACCGGTCCGCGCCGACGGTCGGCTCCCGGCGGGCGGCGCGGCGCCGTCACGGTCCGACATCTGACCGGTGGCGTCCGGTTATCTCCTTACTTCGTCGGATCGGCCGAATCGGCTAGGGTGCCAGTCATGCCGAGCGACGTGGTCCGCGTGATCTACCGCAAGTACGACGGCAGCGCCCACCGCGACTACCCGGCCCGCCGGCTCGCCGAGGATGACCTCGGCGTCTGGCTCGGTGTGCCGCTCGGCACCCCGTCGGTCTACCACGGCCGCCCCTCCGTCGAGCAGATTCCGTTCGTGCTCCTGGTGCCGCATCACGGGTGGTGGACCGGCATGTTCAACCCACCGCCGCGGACCAGCGAGGTCTACTGCGACATCGCCAGTCCAGCCCACTGGGAGAACGACGACACCGTGCACCTCTTTGACCTTGACCTTGACGTGGTGCGCCGACGTGGCTCCGGTCTGGTGGAGCTGCTGGACGAGGACGAGTTCGCTGAGCACCGCAAGCGGTTCGGCTACCCGGACGAGGTGGTTACCGAGGCGCACGCCGCTGCCCACTGGCTGTTCGCCGCGTTGGGCGACGGCACCGAGCCGTTCGCCACGTCGTACCGGAAGTGGCTGGCGCTGGTCGTCTGAACCGGCTGGCTGGCCCTTGACCCTCCGTGACACACCCGGCGTGGGTTTGATGAAGCTTGCCGGGCCCGGGGCCGGTCGTGGCCCGGCCCCGGGGCTGGTGTGAGGAATGTCGCTGCCCCTCCGTGAGGGCAG comes from Salinispora tropica CNB-440 and encodes:
- a CDS encoding ATP-dependent DNA helicase; protein product: MTPPRAATDSASPQSRTGSRRSGGGVTGADLLAAAVNAVPGGAARPGQQEMTTAIETAVAAREHLLVQAGTGTGKSLAYLAPALTVDGPVVVSTATLALQSQLVDHDLPRLADAVEPLLGRRPTFAVLKGRHHYLCLARLDNATEEEPGDTLFDSPKPGGTAWLGEAGRLGRQVQRLRDWAEKTDTGDRDELDPGVDEQAWRLVSMPARECVGTARCPFGAECFADASRARAREADVVVTNHSLLAVDMLAGRHIVPPHQLLIVDEAHELADRVSSAAQAELVPESIDRSTRQARPLLRPETAEALTAAGDALAVGLAEAPAGRLTTGLPTPLQEACTLLDAATRAALDSIGEVKADDPDPVRKQQAKAVLDELSGTAQRLLEEADHDVAWVERNDATGRRALVVAPLSVSGTLATHLYEERTVVATSATLTLGGRFDTVARALGLEVPAATTEAPVTSGPDWQSLDVGSPFDYARQGILYVAAHLPRPSASGLPDAAGAELLELVEALGGRTLGLFSSRRAAQQAAELLRERTDLPVLLQGEQALPLLVRRFREEQASCLFGVMSLWQGVDVPGDACQLVVVDRLPFPRPDEPLAAARAAAVDATGGSGFAAVSVPIAAVRLAQGVGRLIRATDDRGVVAVLDSRLENARGYGPFLRRSLPPFWYTTRPDVARGALERLAKA
- a CDS encoding DUF402 domain-containing protein, producing the protein MPSDVVRVIYRKYDGSAHRDYPARRLAEDDLGVWLGVPLGTPSVYHGRPSVEQIPFVLLVPHHGWWTGMFNPPPRTSEVYCDIASPAHWENDDTVHLFDLDLDVVRRRGSGLVELLDEDEFAEHRKRFGYPDEVVTEAHAAAHWLFAALGDGTEPFATSYRKWLALVV